GTAGAGGGCTAAGTTGCCGGTTAATATCTATTAAGGGCAGTGATGAGTGAACCCGAAATGAGTTTATTGTAGCCATACTCACCAATATTTGTTTTGTCACGATCTCTTCCATGAAAATCACTGCCGCCTGTTGTTACTAAATCGTTTTTATGACAGAGTTTCTCTAAAAAAGCGATATTTTTGTCTGACTGCAGAGGGTGAAATATCTCGACACCGGTCAGCCCGTCCTCTTTTAACTGGTCAATCAATTGGGCCAGCGATTTTTCAGATAGCCCCAGGCTCGCTGGGTGGGCAAGAACCGCTATTCCTCCTGCGGCTCGAATAGCTGCTATTGCTGTTGCTGTCGGCATTTGGGCGCGCTGCACATAGGCCGCGGCATTTTTTTTGAGATAACGGCTGAAGGCGTCCCGCTCTGATTTTACAACCCTTTTGTTGACGAGTAGTTGGGCTATATGGGGGCGGCCAATCTGTGATGATGGGTTGTGGCTGTTTGAGATGTCAGAAAGTGAAAGCTTGATCCCCAGTCGATTGAGGCGTAAGAATATTTTTTCGTTTCGCTCTGTTCGTGCCTGTTGAATTGTCTCTAAAAAACTCAGCAATGGATCGGAGTTATGGTCAAGATAGTAGCCGAGAATATGCACAGACATGGTTTTGATATGAGTGCTGATCTCTACTCCCGGAAGATATTCAACACCACACTTTTTGCAGCAGTCGATGGCCTCAGCTGTTGCGGCCATTGTGTCATGGTCAGTAATTGACAGAGTGCTGATTTTTTTTTCTGAAGCAGCATCAACAATGGCGGAAGGGCAGAGGGTGCCGTCGGAGTATGACGAGTGTGTGTGAAGGTCAATATAATTCATATCATCCAAGAAGAAAAAATTTTTACCTGAAGGTAAATTTTGCTACACTGATTACGACTGGCTTGGTTTTTGTCGGATAAGGATGGGCAAACTACTGCCACAGTAATAAATTGTGCTTCTTTTTTCACTCTACATTTTTATATTTAACTTCCGGTGTTGCCAATAATGGCGACATCACTGTCCGTTGAGGAGATATCGTATGGCACAGATTGATGCTTTTTTCAAGCTTATGAACGAACAAGGGGCTTCCGACCTTCATCTGGTGTCGGGGCAGCAGCCGATATTGCGTATTCGAGGCGATATGGAAAAGGTGAAATATAATACCTTCGACAATGATACCTTGAAGGCCTTGCTATACGAAATTGTTACCGAAGATAAAATTAAGCAGTTTGAGGAGACCGGCGATGTAGATTTTGGATACGAAATTGCTGGATTAGCCCGCTACAGGGGAAATCTCTTCCAGCAAAAATATGGGATTGCAGCTGTTTTCCGTGAAATACCAAGTGATATCCTGACCTGTGAGCAACTTGGTCTGCCGAAAGTTATCAGTAAGTTGTCCGCCCTGCCGAAAGGTATGGTGCTTGTGACCGGACCTACCGGTAGCGGTAAATCGACGACATTGGCTGCTATTGTTGATCAGGCCAATAAAGACAGGGCCGACCATATCCTGACGGTGGAAGACCCCATAGAGTTTGTCCATAAAAGCCAGCGGTGTATTGTTAATCACCGTGAAGTTGGCTTACATACCAAGAGTTTTTCGGCAGCGTTACGTGGCGCCCTCCGTGAAGATCCAGACATCATTCTGGTTGGCGAGATGAGGGATTTAGAGACGATCTCACTGGCCATGGAAGCTGCCATGACAGGACATCTGGTTTTTGGCACTTTGCATACCTTGAATGCCGCAAAAACTGTGGACAGGGTTATTGAGATATTCCCTTCAGGTCAGCAGGCCCAGGTGCGCTCAACCTTGGCCGATGCCTTAAAGGCTGTGGTTTCACAGACTCTATTTAAACGCGTTGATATCAAGGGGCGATGCGCAGCTCTTGAGATATTAATCTGTACGCCTGCTGTTCGAAATCTGATTCGTGAAGGGAAAACATTTCAGATACCATCTGTTATGCAGACCGGTAAGAAATATGGCATGATGACATTAGATGACGCTATTATGGAACATCTTGAGAAGGGCTGGATATCTCCCGAATCGGCTTATACAAATTCTATTGATAAATCAAAGTTTGTTAAGTTTTTAAAGAACCCGCCAACCGATTTTACCGAGGCCTGATAGGTTGGTAAAGAACATTTCGTGAACTTAAAAGAAGGTAGTTGTCGTCAGGTTGGTGCCATCAGTTTTAAAAAAGACAGTTCCTGATTCGGCAGTAAGGAAGACCTTGCTGCCGATTTTTTTATAGGCCTGCATTGTTTCATTGGAGGGGAAGATGCCGTTGGAGTTTTTTCCTGCCGAAACCACAATAACCTCTGGTGAGACAGCTTCTAAAAAACCCGGGCTGCTTGAAGTTTTGCTGCCGTGGTGCGGTGCGACAAGTACGTCTGTGTCAATTTGCTCTGCGCCCAGCTTGATGATCGATAGTTCCCCTTTCTTTTCGATATCGCTCGGAAAAAGAAACGATTTTTTGCCAAACTCTAATCGTAAAACCAAGCTGTCATCGTTTGTTAGGTCTGATTTTGAGATGGTAGTGTCCTGCCTGATCTGTGAAACAACAACTAATTTCGCAGCTGAGCCGGACAGTAGATTCTCTCCCTGAACCGGGGTTGAGACGGCAATGCCGAGTTTTTCTGCCTTATCAAGTAACAGACTGTAACTGTCTGCCCCAGAGGCATCTATCTCAGTGTATCTGGAGTTGATCCAGAGATTGTCTGGCTTGAACCTTTCGAGAATAAAACTAAGCCCGTTATAGTGATCGGCATCATGATGAGAGATAAGTACACCACTGAGCTTAGTAATCTGATTATGCCATAAATATGGTGCAATAATCCGCTCTCCTACATTGAAGCTGTAGGTTTCTGACTTGCTGTACGTTTTTTGACCGCCATCGACTAAAAATGTTCTTTTGTCGGGCAGTTGCAGGATGACAGCACTGCCTTGGCCAACATCAAGAACGGTAACCTGCATATCTTTGCTGTTAGGGTTAAATGAGACAAAAGCAGGAATCGCCAGGCCGGCAAGGCCGATAATAAGGCTAGTTTTTTTTACTCGTTGAAATTGTGGATGGTGCCATGAGGCAATTTGTATGAGCAGTAGATACCATGAAAAGGTCTGGATGGGATGAGGTGCCGGGCCCCATATGGAAGCGATTGGCAGTTTGGCAAGTGAAGAGGTGATGGCGATGGCCAGATCAATGCCAAGAGCCCCTGCCTGAAAGATAAGCGCAGATAGTTGAGGCAGGGGAACTGCTAATGCCCCGAACAGCCCTAAGGTGAGTGACCAGATGCAGAGTAGGGGCTCGACAAGTAATGTTGTGATCGGGCTTAATAGGGATATTCTGTTAAAATGACTCAAGATTATGGGGGCGGTGCCGGCGCTGGCTATGATGGAGATCAGTAGCGAGGCCATCGCCCAGCGCCTGATTTTGTTGGAGATTGATGTGCGGTTTGGCGCCGATGAAGGTGGTGAGTTGGTAATTCTCTTGAGCTGTGGGGCAAAGAGTGCAATTGCCGAGACGGCACAGAACGAGAGCTGGAACGATGCAGTGGCGAGCAGGGTGGGGTCAAATGCTAAAATGATAAGTGCGGCAATAGCGATATTGTTGGAAATTGACCACTGACGATTACATATGAAGGCCACGATGAACACCGTAACCATGATTAAGGAGCGGACTACCGGAGGGCCAAAACCAGCAACTGTGGCATAGAGAATCAACGGAATTAATGAAAGCCCGGCTGCAAGCTTCGGTGCCGAGAAGCGCAGGAGTATTTTCTCTGAACGTTTCAGGAGGATGGTAAATAGAAACGTACTAATAAGAGCAAGAAGGCCGATGTGAATGCCTGAAATAGCCAAAAGATGAGTTGCGCCACTGGCTTTGAAAGATTCATTGATTTCAGGTGAGAGCCCGGATCTGTCACCTGTGAGAATTGCTTTATAAATACCGGATTGACGAGGGTTGAGTGTCTGGGTGAGAAAAAGGTTTATTCGGTAACGTGTTCTCTCAGAAAAAAATCGAGCCTTTTCCTTAAAAGTATGGGGCTTCGGAGAAACAATTTTTTTAACTAAAAGAGGTGATTTTGCCCAACCCGTAACCCAGATCGATTTTTGGGCCATGAACTTTTTGTAGTCAAATGCCCCAGGGACACCGTAGGTTGATACAGGTGTCAGCCAGGCCCGGCAGATAATGCTGTCTCCGGGTTGAATGTCGGGGGCAATTCTGCCATTGACGGCAATACGAACAAGGCCGATGGCTGGATAGCTGGTGTTTGGTTCAATTATTTGATGCGAGTCGATCAGCAGGGTTGTTTTGTCGGGGCTCAGTTCCGGACTTTGCAATAACGTGCCAGTTATGGAGAGTTCCTGTCGTTGGGTGATCAGTTGGCGAACATGGTTGGGGTCTTCTGGTTGTTTGTTGCCGAGAGTTCCGTGTATGCCACCGACCAGGAAGAAGAATGCGAGAAGGAGGTATGGGCTTGACCAGCGTTTAAACTGCCTGAAGAGAGATATCCTGACGGCGAGAATAATCGCGAGCATCCCGCAGAGGTCAACAGGAACAAATGCAAAAAAGCTCCAGGCAATGCCGCAGGCCAGGGCGATAGTGACAGGAATGAATGATCGGGTTACAGAGAAAATAGGTTTGAGCTAGTTGTAATTTATGAATCCGTAAATGGTTTAAGCTTTTCACGTCTGCTGGAATGACGTAGTCTGTTCAAGGCTTTCTTCTCAATTTGCCGTATACGTTCACGGGAAACATTAAAACGCTTGCCGATTTCTTCAAGTGTGTACTCGGCGTCCTCACCAATACCAAAGCGCAGGCGAATAATTTTTTCTTCCCGGGGGCTTAAGGTCATCAATATCGATTTTACCCGGTCTGAAAGCTCATGGTTCTTTACAGACTCGTAGGGTGAAGCGGACTCTTTGTTTTCAAGAAAGTCACCAAGGGTACTGTCGTCATCACCTACCGGGGTCTCCAATGAAATCGGCTCTCTTGAAGCTTCGAGGATCGCCAGGATCTTGTCCATTGGCAGGCCGGTTTTCTCTGAAATCTCTATTGGTGTTGGTTCTCTGCCAAGCTCTTT
This sequence is a window from Desulfobulbaceae bacterium. Protein-coding genes within it:
- a CDS encoding DNA internalization-related competence protein ComEC/Rec2 — protein: MLAIILAVRISLFRQFKRWSSPYLLLAFFFLVGGIHGTLGNKQPEDPNHVRQLITQRQELSITGTLLQSPELSPDKTTLLIDSHQIIEPNTSYPAIGLVRIAVNGRIAPDIQPGDSIICRAWLTPVSTYGVPGAFDYKKFMAQKSIWVTGWAKSPLLVKKIVSPKPHTFKEKARFFSERTRYRINLFLTQTLNPRQSGIYKAILTGDRSGLSPEINESFKASGATHLLAISGIHIGLLALISTFLFTILLKRSEKILLRFSAPKLAAGLSLIPLILYATVAGFGPPVVRSLIMVTVFIVAFICNRQWSISNNIAIAALIILAFDPTLLATASFQLSFCAVSAIALFAPQLKRITNSPPSSAPNRTSISNKIRRWAMASLLISIIASAGTAPIILSHFNRISLLSPITTLLVEPLLCIWSLTLGLFGALAVPLPQLSALIFQAGALGIDLAIAITSSLAKLPIASIWGPAPHPIQTFSWYLLLIQIASWHHPQFQRVKKTSLIIGLAGLAIPAFVSFNPNSKDMQVTVLDVGQGSAVILQLPDKRTFLVDGGQKTYSKSETYSFNVGERIIAPYLWHNQITKLSGVLISHHDADHYNGLSFILERFKPDNLWINSRYTEIDASGADSYSLLLDKAEKLGIAVSTPVQGENLLSGSAAKLVVVSQIRQDTTISKSDLTNDDSLVLRLEFGKKSFLFPSDIEKKGELSIIKLGAEQIDTDVLVAPHHGSKTSSSPGFLEAVSPEVIVVSAGKNSNGIFPSNETMQAYKKIGSKVFLTAESGTVFFKTDGTNLTTTTFF
- a CDS encoding PHP domain-containing protein, coding for MNYIDLHTHSSYSDGTLCPSAIVDAASEKKISTLSITDHDTMAATAEAIDCCKKCGVEYLPGVEISTHIKTMSVHILGYYLDHNSDPLLSFLETIQQARTERNEKIFLRLNRLGIKLSLSDISNSHNPSSQIGRPHIAQLLVNKRVVKSERDAFSRYLKKNAAAYVQRAQMPTATAIAAIRAAGGIAVLAHPASLGLSEKSLAQLIDQLKEDGLTGVEIFHPLQSDKNIAFLEKLCHKNDLVTTGGSDFHGRDRDKTNIGEYGYNKLISGSLITALNRY
- a CDS encoding type IV pilus twitching motility protein PilT → MAQIDAFFKLMNEQGASDLHLVSGQQPILRIRGDMEKVKYNTFDNDTLKALLYEIVTEDKIKQFEETGDVDFGYEIAGLARYRGNLFQQKYGIAAVFREIPSDILTCEQLGLPKVISKLSALPKGMVLVTGPTGSGKSTTLAAIVDQANKDRADHILTVEDPIEFVHKSQRCIVNHREVGLHTKSFSAALRGALREDPDIILVGEMRDLETISLAMEAAMTGHLVFGTLHTLNAAKTVDRVIEIFPSGQQAQVRSTLADALKAVVSQTLFKRVDIKGRCAALEILICTPAVRNLIREGKTFQIPSVMQTGKKYGMMTLDDAIMEHLEKGWISPESAYTNSIDKSKFVKFLKNPPTDFTEA